One Ranitomeya variabilis isolate aRanVar5 chromosome 4, aRanVar5.hap1, whole genome shotgun sequence genomic window, gcatacgccaccaccctcagagtggcttccggtgctgcctgatccatcccgatcccggccaacggtccacgctccaccctcctaagaagagggtcaatcgcaaacacgtacagcagcgggctcaagggacaaccctggcgaacaccggacccaacctcaaaagagctaccaatccaaccattcacaagcgtgaaactctctgccccactgtacaaggtcttaagccaatcaacaaacccccccggcaggccatatctcagaaggacggaccagaggtactcgtgattaacccgatcaaacgcttttgcctggtccagtgacagcatgtaccccttccagtgaccagccctaccctgctccactgcctctcggacacagagcacagcactaaatgtgctgcggcctggaacagagcaatgctgggcccccgaaaggagtcggggtgcaaatttcaccagccgattaaacagcacctttgctagaaccttcctgtctgcattgagaagcgctatgggacgccaattctcaatgcaagacgggtccttaccctttgacaagatgatcagagcagacctcctcattgacttcggcagagtgcccgaggaaagacactcattgaatacctcagtcaagaggggaaccaaaacgtccttaaaggtcttatagaattcagatgttaagccatctggaccaggcgattttttgggagcaagcccttcaatcgccaactgaacttcctcttccctgatcatttctgtcaaaacgtcaagagaggggtctacccctgattcggggacagcttctgccaggaaagccgacatctcatcccaatcaagatccctcttccccaagaggtgcgagtagaaggatctgacaacctccaggatccctgatctggatcgcctcagggaccccgtagtgtcgaccagtcctgtaaccactttactattcactgacatcttgcagtttctgtaagggtcgggcgagcggtacttcccgtaatccctctcaaaaaccaaagatgcgtgtctatcgtactgacacctcataagcaaagatttcactctggagatctcctcgcggctacctccagttgagacaagatgctcgagtttcctcctcagaccctgatacaggcggtacctgctcagactcctgaggctcgagagctggcggaaaaatctcgccaccctttccttgaacatctcccaccactctgacctactactacaaagatccagtaagggtacctggctctgaagaaaatcctcaaaggactgtcttatctccgcttcttccaagagagacgaattgagcctccaaaagcctcttcccatccggagggtctctgtaacattcagagaaaacaaaattaaacagtggtcggagaactccacctcaacaacagacactgctgaagagacagcttcctcctttaaataaaacctatctattctggacctacagttacctctatgataggtgaacccctcgtggcctggggtgtgccgaatgtggacatccaccaggcgagcctcactagctatactattaagggcgacgctatcataagtcagcttgtctctggaacctcctctatctcggggcctcgtgacagcattgaagtcccctccaaagacaacctgccgacttgtaaaaaggtagggcttgatcctcataaagagacacttccggtcccacttagattggggaccatagatgttaatgagccggagctcttgtcccttcatgaggacatctaagatcaggcacctccccatttctaactcaataacccgtcggcattccaccggtgcggtaaaaaggaccgcctctccgctatacggctcggccgcaagagaccaataggagggcccgagtctccactccctcttagctttaaacacatctgccatgtttggcagcctggtctcttgcaaaaagaaaatgtcagcttcaacccggctgagaaaatcaaaggccgcaaatctagctgtatttgactttatgctggcgacattaatggacgccagcgtcaacggagtgggttccgccatcattggtgattgagttagatggctttctttttcccactccccttatcctctgcctcagaggaggaatccttccccctctttaatgacatggaggtatccatttccacgcgtttttttatttttttcgtcctcgtctccggactctgggccagtccctccctccaaggatcttacgttcccagaaggaggagactcggcgccccctgtgagccccgccgaagccagaacctcaccctcagcttcctcctcagaggaagagatgttttcaagggcttggaaccggttagaaagaccaaccagaggggagtcggtttttccttccttaggtaccttggtcagagtgagagaagattttttatctcccttctttctcttctttttggtgccgagcttacgcttgtcctctagccactgcctattatcctcatccatactttcataatgggaggactctaaggcagtggcactctcctccctgtggatcctcctgacctcctcatccaactcatcatcccttggggcctcagcagcaagactggcatccaggacaggggccgccccagtagcccgaggctcgcccagctccctatcctgtctgcgcttgtctagacgccttagctgggcaggcgtctttttattgcttttcttccttggcccctcagctccctcacccttgctagtcccttccccagcagaatcagcctcacggctttctcccaccggggtcacgactgcgttagcgaaggagcgaggacaacggctgaatgggtgacctaactcaccacacaggtggcacctaatctccacacaagatgcagcaagatggccgacatccccacacaatgcacacttctgcacagtgcagtttgcgctgaagtgtgtggggtcgccgcacttgtgacagagcttcggttgcccctggtagaagaccaggatacgatccctacccaggaaggcagatgatggtatgtgggcaaccgtaccacctgaacgcttaagttttaccataaacgtccaggcccctgaccagataccaaactcgtcacggtttttctttggcatctccactacctctccataccggccaagccacgtcatgatgtcataacaagaaagcgactcgttacatgtcatcacggtcactttcttgacttgattttggcgagacaccgcctgaacggcaaagtctcgccagccgggctcattttttgccaactcatagttcgaccagaaaagttcaagcccctccggccgaacaaagctgacatcaaactcaggtgtggaatagggatgtatcaaggcgtagatgtcaatcaccttgaagcccatcctcagcaggagctccacaaccttcgaccttggaggacatgcatcactgcccctccaccgaagacggaccacattcctacgcacactacccggcccggctgttgggagggaccacactgtatccccccctctttgctctcggaaggccccgaggccatgcctctctatccagaaggatagatcaacctctcgaccctctaccattagtgatctctctcccttctttagagcctccaggagacgccgttgcaacatgccgtccccagagcccagagacgaggaggacgccctatttcccccggaggtgacagcggcataactcctgacaggtgctgccaccaccgggggggcaaccggaccagtgaccacatccacaccaacagtatcaccattacccacctccataacctcctcaccctccaccaaaccagcaaccacaccactagacaaagagttttcctcatccatacccaccaccacattcactcctgctggaccagtgacaacagggggtgacattttggcctccgcatcatcaggcacaaggggctgagtctcctccacagaactggaggtgacctcacccctggttttatgtgtgccctccgcatcatcagttgatattttccgctgcttcatggttgctaccaggcgccgctgatctttcgctgttgtgaggcaccgctgatccttagcatcaggatcttgttgaccagcggcgccaacacagaacaggactttggtgggaggaccggaacgcccagccccggtaaccccctcacactgccgccgcttctcaactaagtgatcagcggcaacagcattcaggggcaccgaggctaccggagctgcccctgacaccgggctgctcccccacaccacaccacagtatcgtggcctgatttttcgcccgccgccgggccgccctcactgtccagcctctcggctgatgcacctgctgctacgtccccgctactacaagcagaaacggagctctgcgcctcactacattgctttgtagtctccccgcgcctttgcaccggatccacagcagaacccgggctgggctgggcaacggggcttatacagcgagctgaccctgcagccgactcagggggtacagggaggggggcatatacatagcttaccgcttcctgcagcttaggtttgatcttcttcaccttttttttccggcccccaggtgcctcctctggcaaatcatcaccaagatggaagttctgaaggcacactggggactccaggagcttgatctctgccattagcgcccctccctggccgatgtcactgtcctccccagagccagcagaactgcgacgagatgtcattgtcgcctgtccagcagggagctcgctgcacgtggcctgtgagtgactaagcaggctgccaggtggggctttctgctggtcatcatcctcctcctcatcatcatccacctggcactcaggctgcagccccatctgcctttgctctctgttatcagccatttctctgaatcgatcttcattaataagcttttccttaaatggtccatttttttctctgatgaaagcttttctgactttaagctcattgatgtcaactttcagtctccttacctccgcctggagctgattcttcctcggtttggaggaacctgcagctttgtttcttgtgcagcgcagctcctctcggagcctcgtgatggtcttgcttgcgtcttcatactcacggaggtggctcatgacccgggaggcataggtggacacagactcccgggggctctgcagcgcccaaccctcttcagtgaggtcggcttcacctccgtgagcactcagctttcctccggaaggaccgatatcttgcacgctagcaggcttctcctccatggaagccttgcggcttctctgggtctctgcagacctggggggagtaggagccacattgctgcgactcctggtggagcgtctcacccccgaatcttctgatgtgcaggctggttgctggttccttctgccccccgccagcctggttcgggaagcagaagcctgggacttggctccttcactcatcccaggaaacccactccctccctgggtaagagagagagcaggtccccgggtggagaggtggtggttctcaggagctcaggagcacacagcaggttcagcagcgaccgcacccacaatcagcacagtgagcagcagctgagctgcactcactattctgctggtgcagtcactgtgtacatacattacattactgatcctgtactgatcatgagttacatcctgtattatactccagagctgcactcactattctgctggtgcagtcactgtgtacatacattacattacttaccctgtactgatccggagttacatcctgtattataatccagagctgcactcactattctggtgcagtcactgtgtacatacattacattacttatcctgtactgatcctgagttacatcctgcattatgctccagagctgcactcactattctgctggtgcagtcactgtgtacatacattacattacttatcctgtactgatcctgagttacctcctgtattatactccagagctgcactcactattctgctggtgcagtcactgtgtacatacattacattactgatcctgtactgatcatgagttacatcctgtattatactccagagctgcactcactattctgctgtttgttttttttattggaaacCGTTAGCAGGCAAGTTCCCATCATCTTGCTTGTATTGCTCACTGAGGCTCTTGCATAAGGAGGAGCTGATTTTTGTCTTGCTTTGGCCAGGTTTGGACCGCCGCTGATATTACAGGAGGACAGGGCAGTATCTTGGGATCAACTGCAGCAAACCATCATGGGAAAGATCCGATATTTGATGAGAAGCGAAGCAAACCCTCCAGTACGTATCTGCCTGCGGCTGAACACTGGATCTCTGGCTTCTGGCTGTCACCTTTATAGAGATATTATCTCTTTTCTCTCTCTATAGAGCGCAGGAGTGATTTTTAGTATCCGAGTGGTGGGGGCGCCAGTGAGCAGCTGTTATTTGTCAGCTAAGGATGCCCGACCCCTACAACACCCATCTGTGAGCAGGTTAGTTGCTCTCCTGTTATAAGACCTAAAGCGTGATTGAGCCCCATATGCCAAAAATGAGGCACTGAGAAGACGTAGAGTTCCCCCAAATGACCCGGGGCCAATCGCGCCATCTAATCTTTTAAGATAATATTGTAGGAGATATTGGATAGTTCTGGGGCTGAAAGGGTTATCTGTGACCTGTCTGCTCTGTGACTGCCACCTACTGGCTGGTTTGGCTATTGCACAAATTTTGCAATGTGAACTATTGAGAAGGTTGTGCAGCCAAGAGCCTCCATGATTACAGCTGTATACCGGGTCGGGAGGGGGAATATTAGTAataggtattggtgagcatgcgcctgtatgtagcattgctgactgtgtgaacatggccatcGCTGGTGTGCCCATCACCTCTTCTTGTTATTATGAAAGGGCTCTGCAACTCTGCGGGGCTGGAGGACCACCCCATGTGAAGCTAGCGATAGAGTGGGAACCCAGAAGCAAAGATaggtaagtaaaataaataatacagatacatacacacatatgtacaCCTGTAGATAGGCAAACTTACACAGGCAGGAGTGGGACGAGCTACCTTGGTGCCATATGGGCTTTCAACTCCTTGGCTTATTCATGAACACAAACATGAAATCATACATATATAAAACAAACATGAAatcatacatacactcaccggccactttattaggtacacctgtccaacttcttgttaacacttaatttctaatcagccaatcacatggcggcaactcagtgcatttaggcatgtagacatggtcaagacaatctcctgcagttcaaaccgagcatcagtatggggaagaaaggtgatttgagtgcctttgaacgtggcatggttgttggtgccagaagggctggtctgagtatttcagaaactgctgatctactgggattttcacgcacaaccatctctagggtttacagagaatggtccgaaaaagaaaaaaaatccagtgagcggcagttctgtgggcggaaatgccttgttgatgccagaggtcagaggagaatgggcagactggttcgagctgatagaaaggcaacagtgactcaaatcgccacccgttacaaccaaggtaggcctaagagcatctctgaacgcacagtgcgtcgaactttgaggcagatgggctacagcagcagaagaccacaccgggtaccactcctttcagctaagaacaggaaactgaggctacaatttgtacaagctcatcgaaattggacagtagaagattggaaaaacgttgcttggtctgatgagtctcgatttctgctgcgacattcggatggtagggtcagaatttggcgtaaacaacatgaaagcatggatccatcctgccttgtatggagcatctttgggatgtgcagccgacaaatctgcggcaactgtgtgatgccatcatgtcaatatggaccaaaatctctgaggaatgcttccagcaccttgttgaatctatgccacgaagaattgaggcagttctgaaggcaaaagggggtccaacccgttactagcatggtgtacctaataaagtggccggtgagtgtatatacaaacAAACATGAAATCATTCATATATACAAACAAACATGAaatcatacatatatacatacatacaaacatggactcatgcatgcatgcatgcatgcatgcatgcatgcatgcatacatacatacatagaaacgTGGACTCGTACATGCATACAAACATGGACTCCTACATATATACAAACAAGCATGgactcatacatacatacatacatacatacatacaagcaaACATGGtctcatacatacaaacaaacgtggtcacatacatacatagatacaagCAAACAAGGTCTCATACATACAAGCAAACATGGTCTCATACATACATGCAAACATGGACTAATACATATATACAAACATGGACTCATGCATGCATACAAACAAACATGGACTTATACATACATTCAAACATGCATACATACAAACATGGACTCACGCATACATACATGCactcatacatacatatatacatacatacatacatacatacatgcatacatgcatggaatcatacatacatacattcatataCACACCTGCAATCCACTTACATTGTTTtacgtattttttttattattatttaattatattTAGTGTAAGTTTGCATTTTACAACAAAATAAACTCTGCAAAAATGATATAGCTCCATCATTAAAGTACCTACACGTGCGTATACATACACACACCGTACattcatacatatacacatatatattcacACATATGTAATACATACCCACTGAATGTTAATATACACACTTTAAACATTCATAAACACATATATTCACACACTCTATATTCATACatatatgcacatacatacatacattcacacacatgtacacacacccACTGTACAGCACTATACACACGCTGAACTTTCATAAACTCACACACATTTACACACACTGTACGTTGATACTTTTACATTTATAAACACAGAATGTGCATACTTATACATAACCGCATAATGTATATACACCCCCACGGTACTTTCATACACACAATGTGTAAACATATATGCACATGTATATTCATACTTACACACTTCTACATACAGTTTAATACATATGTTTCCATATGCAATGTACATTCATGTGCACGCGCTATACATTTATACACTATAAACATTAACACACCTATACATTCACACAATTTCTGAACcttgatatacagtatatgtacatgCATATATAGACTCTTTCCATTCATAAATGCATAGTGTACTTTcatacatacacactgtacatTTGTACATATATGCTCCTACACTACATCTATGCACAAATATAAACTCACTAATGTACATTAATACACACTGTATAGTCATACATATATGGACACACTGTAGTCGTACAGACtcctatacatagatacacacactgcacattcaTACATTTAGATtcatatgaaaactgtacattcatacGTACAATGCACATCATAAATATACCCATGTACTACattcatacacacactgtacatataATATTCATGCAATGTAGTCATACATACGAATACACACACACATCCATACACCCAGTGAACATTAATACATACACACAATGTACAATCACAATTACATACAcaaatatacatacagtacattcatacactgTACAtttatacatgcacatatacattcACACATACTGCACATTCATACATACACGCACGCTTTCACACACTCCCATACATACACTATACATTCATACTGACACACTTCTGTAAATACACACATGATTTATATTACATACATAAACtatacattcatacatacacacatactgtatattcaaATAGATACGTACATCTGCATTCTTACAAACATACATGCGTATACATTTTTAGACACACACTCATACATTCATGCCATACATACGCCCTATACATGGCCTATAGTGTTGGCATAATTTGACTTATTCCATTTTATGACTCTCTTGAAGATTGTTTGGGAGTATCCAGGAAGAAGTGGTTCAGGATGATGAATCTGTACGGAGCCAACAACTGGACCACCAGCAGCAGATCTGCACCTTGGACGAGTGCTTTCAGCTGTATACGAAGGAAGAACAGGTAAGGGGCAGCCCATAGGtgtctaataatgcagagcagccatgTGCTAGAATCTGATTGCTATTGGTTGACACAAATATGAACATACGTAAAATATAATACAATTTCTGTAACTGGTGTCACATGTTTACCTCTTTCCTCCACAGTTGGCTCCAGATGATGCCTGGAGGTGCCCCCACTGTAAGATTCTGCAGCAGGGTACAGTGAAACTGAGCCTATGGACTCTGCCCGATATCCTCATCATTCATCTTAAGAGATTCCGGCAGGTTGGTGGCCGCAGGAACAAGTTGTCTACTCTAGTCAGGTTCCCCTTGGCAGGAATGGACATGGCACCACATGTGGTTAAGAGGGGCCAGGGACACAAACGCCCTTTAGGACAGTGGTCATCATGGAAGCAGCCTCCATGCCAACTAGAGAATGGGCACCTGGATGTGTTGTACGATTTGTATGCAGTGTGTAACCACCATGGAAGCTTACAAGGAGGACACTACACAGGTGGGTCACAAAGCCATCCCGATGTTTTGAAAATGACTTTGAGGTGTACACTGGCACCTAGGGTAAAGATAAGACTACTCTGGCTATATCCAAATATCCTTTGTGCCTTTAGCCTACTGCAGGAACTCTTTGGATGCCCGATGGTACAGCTATGATGACAATAATGTAGAACATGTTCTTGAGGATGATGTCTGCACCCGGGGGGCCTATCTCCTCTTCTATCAAAAGAGGAATGCCATTCCAGTTTGGTCTGCTAGCAGCTCGGTTAAAGGTATGGTCAGTTGTGTTATGTTCTCCATGATGATCAGTAGGACTTTTTCATGGCTTGGCTGGGAGGAAGAAGGGTGTTGTTTTTGGCTGGTTGGTCTTTTTTTGTGCTGTCAACTACATGAGGTGAGATAGTATGGGTTATGGCTTTCGTGATATGTAGAACCTCAATCATATTTCCACATTGGTGATGTTGGAGAACTTCACTATTTGGTAAGTTCTTAGTTAAGAGTCTTATCCTAAAATGAGATGTACTAATTTTTGGCTGTAACTGCAGGATCCACAAGCTCGACCATGTCTGATCACTGGGTCCTAAGACTAAATGGAAGCAAGAGAGAAAGCCTAGTATCTTGGGCAACCACAAACTGCATACCAGTGCCAAAAATACCAGACTCTCCCATCTTTCTAGAAACAGAGAAGAACATGGAGAAAGGTATGTACATTGCCTTGCAGATAAGTCTGGGTAGATTCATAGTTGACTTGATCAAGTTTCTAAAATGTTCCATCTCAATTTTTTATAGGGTCAAAGTCTTTTGTCCGAGGAGCAAAGGGTCGAAGTGCAAGTATGAGGGTTTCATCGGTTTCTAAAATTAAGTTGAGCATCAGTAAGGCAATGCCTCTCCGGTGGTCATTTGGATCAAAGGACAAAGCGAAGCCTGAAACTCGTGAGCTTGTGGAATACTTGGAGTCGGGAAGACGACCGAAGTACACTAATGAGCCCATTGTGCCCGTGATGACTAAACCAGAAAAGTCATCCAATGGAATTCCTCCTAATCTTACCCAATCAGCTAGCCACAGTGCCAATGGAACCAGATCTCCAAGtggacagtccagagtactgtcatCATCTTCAAAGACAGATACTTTGAGGGGTAAGCCAAAAGAGAGACTGGCCCACCAGGACAGTACTGTGCAGGCTGAAAAGGGAGatgtgtccacacagtcccaaagcAAAGATAGCACCTCAAACAGTAATGGACTCATGGGTATAAATTGCTCAGCCTCAAATAATGCCGTTAAAGTCAAAGCTTCTTCAGGTCAAAAGGGGGAAATTAACCAAAGACACCATACAAAAGTTGGAGATCACCGATTAGACAAGACTAAACTCTCTGACGTTGAATCAGAAGGGAAATCAACCAAGATGAGGACAAATTTACAAAGGAAAGAGCCTAGGTGGCAGACTGGTTCTGAG contains:
- the USP43 gene encoding ubiquitin carboxyl-terminal hydrolase 43, producing the protein MEEQHKATKDKSQGSKKLFRSKSLRSVGNFMQRIIKTLSNLSHLVDAERNNLYTEDDDGGFTQKTHPGEGKGSGQEDYRVVQGGDSNNNLGKAHTLAKGQERTSFSSEEKVPGVQGLKNHGNTCFMNAVVQCLSNTDLLAEYLGMEQFRIELDRTKGHEGLQKGSAEETSPAGRGEVTERLASLVRGLWTLEYTPQLSVDFKNVVAKYGSQFRGNSQHDALEFLLWLLDRVHEDLNSPSQKPKNSVKPPGSDHGSVGSAPSSPIDIGQSFVQEHFQAQYRSSLTCPHCHKQSDTFDPFLCVSLPIPLRQTRALNVILVFQSKQQRFLRVGLAVPLFGTIASLRQMVADLGKVPSDQVILVELQSSGFQRSFSDDEDLNTIAEGDPLYAIQAPPPLHKLSATSRSSGYPHSLPSSPRCFDQDAPKLPGSGSVSSEVLSSSSKLLLLLCNLESGNQQAVRFGPPLILQEDRAVSWDQLQQTIMGKIRYLMRSEANPPSAGVIFSIRVVGAPVSSCYLSAKDARPLQHPSVSRALQLCGAGGPPHVKLAIEWEPRSKDRLFGSIQEEVVQDDESVRSQQLDHQQQICTLDECFQLYTKEEQLAPDDAWRCPHCKILQQGTVKLSLWTLPDILIIHLKRFRQVGGRRNKLSTLVRFPLAGMDMAPHVVKRGQGHKRPLGQWSSWKQPPCQLENGHLDVLYDLYAVCNHHGSLQGGHYTAYCRNSLDARWYSYDDNNVEHVLEDDVCTRGAYLLFYQKRNAIPVWSASSSVKGSTSSTMSDHWVLRLNGSKRESLVSWATTNCIPVPKIPDSPIFLETEKNMEKGSKSFVRGAKGRSASMRVSSVSKIKLSISKAMPLRWSFGSKDKAKPETRELVEYLESGRRPKYTNEPIVPVMTKPEKSSNGIPPNLTQSASHSANGTRSPSGQSRVLSSSSKTDTLRGKPKERLAHQDSTVQAEKGDVSTQSQSKDSTSNSNGLMGINCSASNNAVKVKASSGQKGEINQRHHTKVGDHRLDKTKLSDVESEGKSTKMRTNLQRKEPRWQTGSETPTPSELHNSISRTSLSNGVVVDDGRTSGTLPRRQREDNKSKMDIRRAHSSSNVQTKAEWTMKRSATLYRNGSAPHQPTRQMAAEKTSSSTLQRMKYQTSSLGRKKTVPESSF